The genome window GCAGCCGCGCGGGCACCGCTGGCGCCGGCTCGAGAGCCGACGGCCTGCGCTGGGCTGGCTGCTTCTGGGAAGGGGCAGGCTGCAGCTTCCGTGAAGTAGCAGGAACCAACGGCTTCGCCGGCACCGAGGATGGCGCAGGCCTTGGCGGCTCAGGAGGCGCCTGCGGGGGCTTCTGCGGAGGCGCCTTCGCCGGCCTCCTTGGCTCCGGCACGGACGGTGGCGCCGGGGCCACCGCCTGCGGCGAGGGGCTCTTCTTGGGGAGCGTGATGGTGAGCGTCTCGTTCTCGAACTTGGCGCGGATGCCATCGACGTTGCAGTTTTGCGGAAGTTTGAAGTCCTTCTGGAAGCGGCTCCACCTGGTGCCGGCGACCGGCCGCGTGCCGCGCGCCTGCATGTGGCCGTGGCTGTCGACCACCACCTGTAACTCCTCCTTCTTGAACCCTGCAGTCAGCCAGTCACATCCATCCATTTTTTCCATGCACAGCACATGACATGATCGAATTCATCAGTCAGTCAGCGCCCACGCATTCTTGCATGCATTTCTCAGGAAATTGAGGAACAATAAGCTTGATCACTAATTTCCTGCTTGCCTGGGAGGGAGATCTTGACGGTGTCGGCCTCCGCGGCGCGGCTCCACTCGACGGTGGGGTCGTACTCCTCATACGTGCGGTTGATGCCCCTGGCGGCGTTCATGGATGCGGCTCTTCTTGATCTCCCTGAGCTAAATGTGATGCGCTGAGTCGAAATGCTTCTGCTGGTGGTCTTTGTGTTGGTGCCAGTggccttatatatatatactagagTCATTTGCATGTTCAGAGATCAAGAGGTAAAACAGAGGAGAAGAATAGATTCGTCCATGAACTTGGCTTGGTGGACAAGTGATCGGCTGGATTTTGTGTGTTTTCTGGGCCACCTCCCTGCTTGGGCAAGAACGAGTGATGAAGTATTCCTTGCTTGATTTCTGGGGCTGGAAAAATCCATGTGAATTTGCAGGAGATGTGGGATAGGTATTCCTAGGTAGTTTGGCTTGCTACGCTTCACCCATTCATATGACAGTGCAAATAGATatgcaaaa of Phragmites australis chromosome 3, lpPhrAust1.1, whole genome shotgun sequence contains these proteins:
- the LOC133911181 gene encoding inactive protein RESTRICTED TEV MOVEMENT 2-like — its product is MQMTLVYIYKATGTNTKTTSRSISTQRITFSSGRSRRAASMNAARGINRTYEEYDPTVEWSRAAEADTVKISLPGFKKEELQVVVDSHGHMQARGTRPVAGTRWSRFQKDFKLPQNCNVDGIRAKFENETLTITLPKKSPSPQAVAPAPPSVPEPRRPAKAPPQKPPQAPPEPPRPAPSSVPAKPLVPATSRKLQPAPSQKQPAQRRPSALEPAPAVPARLPSVPTPAPEVEPPKTYNGGAAITKPEPVAAIPKPKEQEQVKEAKKPSLEEEKRMEREAMGKMGEDRKAIQEKEKEEEKAKEEAAVMGEMDMARRPRPISASRGMLVNVAVAVVVLIGITVYVWHTLRNATGGAGDHGELGSGSNGDEM